A single window of Aspergillus puulaauensis MK2 DNA, chromosome 5, nearly complete sequence DNA harbors:
- a CDS encoding uncharacterized protein (InterPro:IPR016195;~go_function: GO:0003824 - catalytic activity [Evidence IEA]) — translation MKYLSASQRHELAGDYFAPEGLYEYTKSLPFVGQVKSNATSIVAGEWTEIIMDYEVGASGLADGAWIKATFKFYSDWALFQTSDPTKDNYISAEYVPNKLFPGQTPATVQSLGIRFDQKGHERPFQKAVIVDIHDGYLNPGDRILIRLGDRRFGSRGTRAQTFVEKDFRWRFYIDPVGTSRFAPIQPDISWSITAGPVHRVQAVSPRLLRPNVPFAIHAHAEDLWGNVTSDLPDHSFNLQVLTEDSTVIIDKETSVASPGWTNAVFSDLALESDGDYKVQVTLRAQDGIALATSSSHLSVFSDLSVPKILFGDLHVHSDDTVGTESSSYNFSYGREIAGLDVLGYTANDFQITKGRWDATTELIKSLNEPGRFVIFPGTEWCGNSAAGGDHNVVFLGDPESQPPEFPLDRNGNVARSFEWSEHGPKDLVPGAWPLDEVYSTYARDADSHLLIPHVGGRRCNLAWHHPKLERLVEIGSAWGQFEWLLRDAVRRGWKLGVCANSDEHRGRCGGGVPGTAVFGTRGGLTGILAPRLQHQDVASSLRSRQTFATTGQRLVGLVSTKDGSVMQGNEVQVPRKQPVEFNYHFLGEKGFSSIEAFDATGLIWSRNFWTESTAPAKILRVTWGGARLYDRYREAIWNGQITLSDGARPERILPFGGLEDSPEDYARANDGHNVEFSSKTSGDLDGVNIILQGDKKPSTVTVSGSLGGYVKVGDALAGNPHKPQPTFTIEASWEEAVKPGGKAIEIRGGAELFVRIEAIPDVELPRRVQGDVTIEGQTEGTRAVYFVGREWSGEKVVTSPIFVSYI, via the exons ATGAAATACCTCAGTGCGAGCCAGAGGCACGAATTGGCGGGCGATTATTTCGCCCCGGAGGGCCTGTATGAGTATACGAAGAGTCTGCCCTTTGTCGGTCAAGTGAAGAGCAATGCGACCTCCATTGTCGCTGGCGAGTGGACCGAAATCATCATGGACTATGAAGTTGGTGCGTCGGGACTTGCGGATGGGGCATGGATAAAAGCAACCTTCAAGTTCTATTCT GACTGGGCCCTGTTTCAAACGTCAGATCCCACAAAGGACAACTATATCAGCGCTGAATATGTACCGAACAAGCTGTTCCCGGGGCAGACCCCGGCCACGGTGCAGTCGCTGGGAATCCGGTTTGATCAGAAGGGCCATGAGAGGCCGTTCCAGAAGGCCGTCATTGTCGACATTCACGACGGCTATCTGAATCCTGGTGATAGGATTTTGATTCGCCTCGGCGATCGCCGATTCGGAAGCAGAGGGACACGAGCGCAGACTTTCGTTGAGAAGGACTTTCGCTGGAGGTTCTACATTGACCCCGTTGGGACCTC CCGGTTTGCACCTATCCAGCCTGACATATCCTGGAGTATCACCGCGGGCCCTGTTCATCGTGTTCAAGCTGTGTCACCGAGGCTACTCCGACCAAATGTTCCATTCGCGATCCATGCGCACGCAGAGGATCTGTGGGGGAACGTAACGAGCGACTTGCCGGACCATTCATTCAACCTGCAAGTTTTAACTGAGGATTCAACGGTCATTATCGACAAAGAAACCTCTGTCGCATCGCCAGGCTGGACGAATGCTGTTTTTTCCGACCTTGCCCTGGAATCTGACGGTGACTATAAAGTGCAGGTCACATTGAGGGCTCAAGATGGGATAGCTTTGGCAACCAGCAGCTCCCACCTCAGCGTGTTCTCTGACCTATCCGTTCCCAAAATACTCTTCGGTGATCTCCATGTCCACTCGGACGACACCGTCGGCACCGAGTCATCCAGCTACAACTTCTCCTACGGCCGCGAGATCGCCGGACTCGACGTCCTCGGCTACACGGCCAACGACTTCCAAATCACTAAAGGCCGGTGGGATGCCACAACCGAGCTCATCAAATCCCTCAACGAGCCTGGCAGGTTTGTGATATTCCCGGGCACAGAATGGTGCGGGAACTCCGCTGCAGGAGGCGACCACAACGTTGTCTTCCTGGGTGACCCGGAGTCTCAGCCGCCCGAGTTCCCGCTTGACAGGAATGGCAATGTCGCTCGCTCGTTCGAGTGGTCCGAGCATGGCCCTAAGGATCTTGTGCCCGGCGCTTGGCCGCTGGACGAAGTGTACTCCACGTACGCGAGGGATGCAGACTCACACCTCCTGATCCCGCATGTTGGCGGTCGTCGATGCAACCTTGCCTGGCATCATCCGAAACTGGAACGATTGGTAGAAATCGGAAGTGCCTGGGGTCAATTCGAATGGCTTCTGCGCGATGCCGTgcggaggggttggaagcTTGGTGTTTGTGCTAACTCCGATGAGCATCGTGGGCGATGCGGAGGCGGAGTCCCAGGCACAGCTGTCTTTGGGACTCGGGGTGGTCTGACTGGGATTTTGGCTCCTCGGCTCCAGCATCAGGATGTGGCCAGTTCCTTGCGTAGCAGGCAGACATTTGCAACTACAGGCCAACGACTTGTTGGGCTTGTTTCGACCAAAGACGGGTCTGTCATGCAGGGGAACGAAGTCCAAGTACCGAGAAAACAGCCAGTGGAGTTTAACTATCATTTCCTAGGCGAGAAGGGCTTTTCGTCAATCGAGGCCTTCGATGCCACGGGCCTGATCTGGAGTCGCAACTTTTGGACAGAATCCACTGCACCAGCAAAGATATTAAGAGTTACATGGGGTGGAGCGAGACTTTACGACCGATACCGAGAGGCTATATGGAACGGACAGATCACGCTTTCAGATGGTGCGCGGCCGGAGAGAATTCTTCCATTTGGGGGACTCGAGGATAGCCCGGAAGATTATGCCCGGGCAAATGATGGCCACAACGTGGAATTCTCGAGCAAAACAAGCGGGGACCTGGACGGCGTGAATATTATTCTACAGGGCGACAAGAAACCGTCCACTGTGACTGTTTCTGGCTCGCTCGGCGGGTATGTTAAGGTTGGTGATGCGCTTGCTGGGAACCCGCATAAGCCCCAGCCGACGTTTACCATTGAGGCATCCTGGGAGGAGGCTGTGAAGCCGGGGGGTAAGGCGATTGAAATCCGTGGTGGTGCCGAATTGTTTGTTCGTATTGAGGCGATTCCTGACGTGGAGTTGCCACGGCGAGTCCAAGGAGACGTGACAATTGAGGGCCAGACAGAAGGAACTCGCGCTGTCTACTTTGTGGGTCGAGAATGGAGCGGGGAGAAGGTTGTTACAAGTCCGATTTTCGTGTCATATATCTAG
- a CDS encoding cytochrome P450 (COG:Q;~EggNog:ENOG410PU77;~InterPro:IPR002402,IPR002974,IPR036396,IPR017972, IPR001128;~PFAM:PF00067;~TransMembrane:2 (o12-31i316-336o);~go_function: GO:0004497 - monooxygenase activity [Evidence IEA];~go_function: GO:0005506 - iron ion binding [Evidence IEA];~go_function: GO:0016705 - oxidoreductase activity, acting on paired donors, with incorporation or reduction of molecular oxygen [Evidence IEA];~go_function: GO:0016712 - oxidoreductase activity, acting on paired donors, with incorporation or reduction of molecular oxygen, reduced flavin or flavoprotein as one donor, and incorporation of one atom of oxygen [Evidence IEA];~go_function: GO:0020037 - heme binding [Evidence IEA];~go_process: GO:0055114 - oxidation-reduction process [Evidence IEA]), protein MALLDLVETYRQPLVFLGAFSLVFYFVSCIYQRWQQYQFAKANGCEPVVGKVQNYDPFLSLDRIYRLMKMAKQRKLLESNVMRFDNLGNTHLVQRRPELIMVTREPQNVKTILSLKFADYSLGDRIKTFGPLLGHGIFTSDGEDWTRSRQMIRPNFVKEQVAHLEVFEELMDDLFALIPTDGDTVDLQDLFFGFTIDSATEFLYGHSVHSLKKRRSGVADNEPDFAKAFDYSLADITKSFRYGPLRFLNRDPKAVESRRICHQMVDQFVDKALVMREKYDEEKGTDEKTERRYMFLYGLAQQTGDRRRIRDEIMNVLLAGRDTTASLLGCLFFMLAKHPEVWAKLQEDISTLGGRAPTYSLLQNMTYLKYCLNETLRLFPVVPLNSRTSIRDTILPVGGGKDGQSPVFVPKGTIVSYSVYAMHRRKDFYGADAEEFRPERWANLRPGWEYLPFNGGPRICVGQQYALTEAAYVTTRLAQRYSILESRDPGPWEEKLTLTACSFNGTQVSLRH, encoded by the exons ATggccctcctcgacctcgttGAAACCTATCGCCAGCCTCTCGTCTTCTTAGGCGCTTTCTCTCTCGTGTTCTACTTCGTGTCCTGCATCTATCAACGATGGCAGCAATATCAGTTTGCCAAAGCAAACGGGTGCGAGCCTGTTGTGGGGAAGGTTCAAAACTATGATCCCTTTTTGTCGCTTGATAGGATCTACCGCTTAATGAAGATGGCGAAGCAGCGCAAGTTATTGGAATCCAATGTGATGCGTTTCGATAACCTTGGCAATACCCATCTCGTCCAGCGTAGACCCGAGCTGATTATGGTGACCCGCGAGCCGCAAAATGTGAAGACCATCCTTTCACTCAAGTTCGCCGACTACAGCTTGGGTGATAGGATCAAGACATTTGGCCCTCTCCTGGGCCATGGCATCTTCACTAGCGACGGCGAGGACTGGACTCGGTCCCGCCAGATGATCCGACCAAACTTTGTCAAGGAACAAGTCGCGCATCTTGAAGTCTTTGAGGAGCTCATGGATGATTTGTTTGCGCTGATTCCCACCGATGGCGACACTGTTGATCTCCAGGACCTCTTCTTCGGTTTCACCATTGACTCTGCAACCGAATTCCTGTACGGCCATAGTGTTCACAGCTTGAAGAAGCGCCGATCTGGAGTAGCAGACAATGAGCCTGATTTCGCGAAAGCCTTTGACTACTCACTAGCCGACATTACCAAGAGCTTTCGGTATGGCCCACTGAGGTTTTTGAATCGCGATCCGAAAGCCGTGGAATCGCGCCGCATTTGCCATCAGATGGTTGACCAGTTCGTCGACAAGGCTCTGGTAATGCGAGAGAAGTATGACGAAGAGAAGGGTACCGATGAGAAAACAGAGCGCAGGTATATGTTTCTCTATGGCTTGGCTCAGCAGACAGGCGATCGCAGGCGAATCCGAGATGAGATCATGAACGTCCTCCTGGCTGGCCGTGATACGACCGCCTCACTTCTGGGTTGCTTGTTCTTTATGCTAGCAAAGCATCCCGAAGTCTGGGCCAAGTTGCAAGAAGATATTTCCACCCTAGGAGGCCGTGCTCCGACCTATAGCCTGCTGCAGAATATGACGTACCTCAAATATTGTCTCAACGAGA CCCTTCGCCTTTTCCCCGTCGTTCCACTCAATTCACGGACCTCCATCAGAGACACCATCCTTCCCGTTGGTGGCGGGAAGGATGGTCAGTCGCCTGTTTTTGTGCCCAAGGGGACTATCGTATCGTATAGTGTCTATGCAATGCACCGCCGCAAAGACTTTTACGGCGCCGATGCCGAGGAGTTCCGACCCGAACGCTGGGCCAATCTACGGCCCGGCTGGGAGTATCTTCCTTTCAATGGCGGTCCTCGTATTTGTGTAGGCCAGCAATATGCCTTGACTGAAGCAGCATATGTCACAACGCGTCTTGCCCAGAGGTATTCCATTCTGGAAAGCCGTGATCCTGGGCCTTGGGAGGAGAAACTGACGCTGACTGCGTGCTCCTTCAATGGAACGCAAGTCTCACTGCGGCATTAG
- a CDS encoding urease accessory protein UreD (COG:O;~EggNog:ENOG410PJ2R;~InterPro:IPR002669;~PFAM:PF01774;~go_function: GO:0016151 - nickel cation binding [Evidence IEA];~go_process: GO:0006807 - nitrogen compound metabolic process [Evidence IEA]) — MVNAASREPQLGIGNLEVHSFCGSSSISSFSSTYPLKLVSPPCRPTSQAALAFMMSYGGGLVAGDRVELTVTVQRKARLALLTQGSTKVYKTPSRSIRSRQDLTVRLDDGAALVLLPDPLQPFKDSAHEQCQIFHVRPSSSVLVLDWVSAGRAARGEEWQFFECKTRNDIWALPDTDSGFKEKLLIRDSLVLKDASACSHFRDEMDDLGIFGTLIIRGPMFHALGDFFIAEFSRLPRIGPNGQRVEEDGLHSDGSVKAWTAARIRGSVVVKFGAQEVDAARHWLRDMLMKEGTVAKEFGIKSLLCLQ; from the coding sequence ATGGTCAATGCGGCGTCGCGAGAACCACAGCTCGGGATCGGCAATCTTGAAGTTCACTCCTTCTGTGGCTCTTCGTCCATATCCTCGTTTTCCTCGACATATCCGCTGAAGCTCGTGTCCCCGCCATGCCGACCAACTAGTCAGGCCGCCCTCGCCTTCATGATGAGTTATGGAGGGGGGCTTGTCGCCGGCGACAGAGTGGAGTTAACAGTCACTGTCCAGCGCAAGGCGCGCCTAGCTCTCCTCACACAAGGGAGCACAAAGGTGTACAAGACGCCGTCGAGGTCAATACGTTCACGCCAGGACCTCACGGTTAGATTAGATGACGGCGCGGCGCTGGTTCTGTTGCCGGATCCATTGCAGCCATTCAAAGATAGCGCACATGAGCAATGTCAGATATTCCATGTTAGGCCTTCATCCAGTGTGCTCGTCCTGGATTGGGTTTCCGCCGGGCGGGCGGcgagaggagaagaatggcAATTCTTCGAATGCAAGACGCGAAATGACATTTGGGCTCTCCCGGACACGGATAGTGGATTTAAAGAGAAACTTTTGATTCGTGATAGTCTGGTTTTGAAAGATGCATCCGCCTGTTCTCATTTTCGCGACGAGATGGATGACCTGGGCATCTTTGGCACCCTCATCATTCGGGGGCCCATGTTTCATGCTCTTGGTGACTTCTTCATCGCAGAATTCTCGCGTCTTCCTCGCATTGGGCCAAATGGGCAAAgagtcgaagaagatggcttGCACTCGGACGGATCTGTCAAGGCCTGGACAGCCGCCCGCATACGGGGATCTGTAGTTGTCAAGTTTGGAGCGCAGGAAGTCGATGCCGCGAGACACTGGTTGAGAGACATGCTGATGAAAGAGGGAACTGTGGCGAAGGAATTTGGCATAAAGTCACTGCTGTGTTTACAATAA
- a CDS encoding glycoside hydrolase family 88/105 protein (CAZy:GH105;~COG:S;~EggNog:ENOG410PJSZ;~InterPro:IPR008928,IPR012341,IPR010905;~PFAM:PF07470;~SECRETED:SignalP(1-19);~go_process: GO:0005975 - carbohydrate metabolic process [Evidence IEA]) produces the protein MGLLSIAKSALLLATVANAANYTEWLAQSYFSKGVTFSRNYAYAVLYTGVEYAYNKTGNEAYFNYIKTQLDGVLNDDGSFVDPITDTLSLDDIRIGRNFLYLWTVTGDEKYKIAADGLRKQLDFTPRNQDGGFWHRKPTYPNQMWLDGIYMASNYYAQYTSWFQPDNKTAWDDIILQYDLIEEHTRDNKTGLLFHGYDASGVAVWADPVTGAAPHIWDRAVGWYFVSLVEVLEYFPKTHSGYKRTLQRFQSLAKAIKKSQDASGGWWLIMDPAYTSDPRNYIESSASAMFTYALLRGIRNGFISASEYSEVAQSGYSLLKNEFLSHNANGTLNWEGTVEVGSLSSNGSFEYYVSVPLAQNDYKGAGPFIYASYELEAY, from the exons ATGGGTCTCCTATCAATTGCTAAATCTGCTCTGCTTCTGGCTACTGTGGCCAATGCCGCCAACTATACGGAGTGGCTGGCGCAGTCCTATTTCAGCAAGGGTGTCACTTTCTCCCGGAACTACGCCTACGCTGTGCTCTATACGGGTGTCGAGTACGCATATAACAAAACCGGCAATGAGGCCTACTTCAATTACATCAAGACTCAACTCGATGGTGTTCTTAACGACGACGGCTCATTCGTCGATCCTATTACAGACACACTCTCGCTTGACGACATCCGCATTGGTCGCAACTTTCTATACCTGTGGACTGTCACTGGCGACGAGAAGTATAAGATCGCCGCAGACGGACTCCGCAAGCAGCTCGATTTCACGCCGCGCAATCAGGATGGCGGCTTCTGGCACCGAAAGCCTACTTACCCCAACCAGATGTGGTTGGATGGAATCTACATGGCGTCCAACTACTACGCACAGTACACCAGCTGGTTCCAGCCGGATAACAAGACTGCCTGGGACGATATCATCCTCCAGTATGACTTGATCGAGGAACATACCCGGGATAACAAAACTGGCCTACTCTTCCACGGGTACGATGCGAGTGGTGTCGCCGTTTGGGCTG ACCCCGTCACCGGCGCGGCACCGCACATCTGGGACCGCGCGGTAGGGTGGTACTTTGTCTCTCTCGTTGAGGTCCTAGAATACTTCCCGAAAACGCACTCCGGCTATAAGCGTACGCTTCAGCGCTTCCAGAGCCTCGCAAAGGCCATTAAGAAAAGCCAGGACGCATCTGGCGGCTGGTGGCTTATCATGGACCCGGCGTATACCAGCGATCCCAGGAACTACATCGAGAGCAGCGCTTCCGCTATGTTCACTTATGCGTTACTGCGCGGTATCAGGAATGGATTCATCTCCGCTAGTGAGTATAGTGAAGTTGCACAGAGTGGTTACTCCCTTCTGAAGAACGAGTTCCTCTCGCACAATGCGAATGGAACACTCAATTGGGAGGGAACCGTGGAGGTGGGAAGCTTGAGTTCGAATGGGTCGTTTGAG TATTACGTCTCTGTTCCGCTGGCGCAGAATGATTACAAGGGTGCTGGACCTTTCATCTATGCAAGCTACGAGCTGGAGGCGTACTGA
- the URE1_2 gene encoding urease (COG:F;~EggNog:ENOG410PFDJ;~InterPro:IPR011612,IPR002019,IPR036461,IPR017951, IPR006680,IPR008221,IPR036463,IPR005848,IPR011059, IPR002026,IPR029754,IPR032466;~MEROPS:MER0004801;~PFAM:PF00449,PF00547,PF00699,PF01979;~go_component: GO:0035550 - urease complex [Evidence IEA];~go_function: GO:0009039 - urease activity [Evidence IEA];~go_function: GO:0016151 - nickel cation binding [Evidence IEA];~go_function: GO:0016787 - hydrolase activity [Evidence IEA];~go_function: GO:0016810 - hydrolase activity, acting on carbon-nitrogen (but not peptide) bonds [Evidence IEA];~go_process: GO:0006807 - nitrogen compound metabolic process [Evidence IEA];~go_process: GO:0043419 - urea catabolic process [Evidence IEA]), translating to MQLIARELDKLIISQAGLLAQRRLARGVKLNYSEAVALLSNVLQELMRDGKQTVSELMSIGKHILGRRHVFPSVVASLTMLQVEGTFTTGTHLVTVDQPISSEDGDIEKALYGSFLPIPPESLFPSYAEAEYESLKMPGAISPGEGMIELNPGRKRARLRVTNKGDRAIQVGSHFHFIESNPELDFDRIKAYGYHLDIPSGMSTRFEPGESKTVTLTQISGLKTIKGGSSIATGTIDLSHTNKVLSRLQEEGFRHTPEDAPVDDYDIGPYTMDRLSYAAMYGPTLGDSIRLGTTDLWIKIEKDHTAHGDECTFGGGKTLRDGIGQAAGRSDNECADLVLTNAIVIDWTGIYKADIGIKDGVIVGIGKAGNPDVMDNVNPSLVIGSNTDIIAGEGKIVTAGGVDTHVHYICPQQAVEALTSGVTTMFGGGTGPSTATVAANCTPSKTYIRQMMQALDHLPVNFGVIGKGSDTGKPGLYDQCNAGVAGLKLHEDWGCTPSAIDTCLSVCENFDIQCQIHTDSLNESGFVERTAAAFKGRTVHAYHIEGAGGGHAPDMISLVQHSNVLPSSTNPTKPYTCNTVDEHLDMVMSCHHLSKNIPEDISFADSRIRSETIAAEDVLHDTGAISMMSSDSQAMGRCGEVIVRAWNLAHKNKVERGRLPEDESLGADNHRVKRYISKYTINPSLAQGISHVVGSVEVGKLADLVIWEPVNFGTKPFLILKKGFIASAQMGDPNASISTVQPIIARPMYSPLVPSSSIMFVSKAGLENGSVKSYNLKKHVEVVKNTRTITKLDMKFNNATPEMKVDPETFTVVADGKVCEAGAATEVPLAHQCFIY from the exons ATGCAGTTGATTGCTCGTGAA TTGGATAAACTGATCATCTCCCAAGCCGGCCTTCTCGCCCAGAGGCGCCTGGCAAGAGGTGTGAAATTAAATTATTCCGAAGCTGTG GCACTGCTCTCAAATGTGCTGCAAGAG TTGATGCGCGATGGAAAGCAAACCGTCTCCGAACTCATGTCAATAGGAAAGCACATCCTAGGCCGCCGGCATGTTTTTCCATCTGTGGTTGCATCCCTCACCATGCTGCAAGTCGAGGGAACCTTCACGACGGGAACGCATCTGGTTACCGTCGACCAGCCTATTAGtagcgaggatggagatatcGAAAAAGCGCTGTACGGCAGTTTCCTACCAATTCCGCCAGAGAGCTTGTTCCCATCCTATGCGGAAGCGGAATACGAGTCGCTGAAGATGCCTGGTGCGATCTCGCCAGGAGAAGGAATGATCGAGCTCAATCCTGGAAGAAAGCGCGCTCGACTAAGGGTTACGAATAAGGGTGACCGCGCAATTCAA GTTGGATCGCATTTCCACTTTATTGAGTCGAATCCAGAGCTGGATTTCGATCGCATCAAGGCTTATGGATACCATCTTGACATTCCCTCCGGAATGTCGACTCGCTTTGAGCCCGGCGAGAGCAAGACCGTAACTTTGACGCAGATCAGTGGTCTTAAAACCATCAAGGGTGGAAGCAGCATTGCGACCGGAACCATCGATCTATCGCATACTAACAAGGTGCTGTCGCGACTTCAGGAGGAAGGATTCCGACACACCCCCGAGGATGCACCGGTTGATGATTACGATATTGGGCCTTACACGATGGACCGACTATCATACGCTGCGATGTATGGACCAACCCTTGGGGATTCTATCCGGCTAGGTACTACAGATCTGTGGATCAAGATCGAAAAAGACCACACTGCACATGGAGATGAATGCACTTTTGGAGGTGGCAAGACCCTACGCGATGGAATTGGGCAAGCTGCGGGTCGTTCAGACAACGAGTGCGCGGATCTTGTTTTGACTAACGCTATTGTAATCGACTGGACCGGTATTTACAAGGCCGATATTGGAATCAAAGATGGCGTCATAGTGGGAATTGGAAAGGCCGGTAACCCTGATGTGATGGATAATGTGAATCCATCTTTAGTCATTGGATCAAACACCGACATCATAGCAGGCGAGGGCAAGATTGTaactgctggtggtgtcgaTACACATGTTCACTATATCTGCCCGCAACAAGCTGTCGAGGCGCTCACCTCGGGCGTCACAACCATGTTTGGAGGTGGAACTGGTCCGAG TACGGCAACCGTTGCAGCAAACTGCACCCCAAGTAAGACGTATATTCGCCAGATGATGCAAGCACTAGACCATCTGCCAGTCAATTTCGGTGTCATCGGAAAGGGCAGCGATACCGGAAAACCAGGCCTTTATGATCAATGTAATGCGGGTGTCGCTGGTCTCAAACTGCACGAAGATTGGGGTTGTACTCCTTCCGCAATAGATACGTGCTTGAG TGTTTGCGAGAATTTTGACATCCAGTGCCAGATCCATACCGACTCCTTGAACGAATCTGGCTTCGTTGAGCGCACGGCAGCTGCATTCAAGGGAAGGACGGTGCACGCATATCATATTGAAGGAGCCGGCGGCGGGCACGCGCCCGATATGATCTCCCTCGTGCAACATTCCAATGTCCTTCCTAGTAGTACCAATCCCACCAAGCCGTATACCTGCAATACAGTCGATGAGCACCTGGACATGGTCATGTCCTGCCACCACCTGTCAAAGAATATCCCCGAAGATATATCGTTTGCTGACAGCCGAATTCGGTCAGAGACAATTGCCGCAGAGGATGTTCTTCATGATACTGGTGCTATCAGTATGATGTCGTCAGACTCGCAGGCAATGGGTCGATGTGGAGAGGTCATAGTCCGCGCCTGGAACCTAGCGCATAAGAATAAGGTCGAGCGTGGTCGACTTCCTGAAGATGAGTCGCTCGGGGCGGATAACCACCGAGTTAAGCGCTATATTAGCAAGTATACGATCAATCCGTCCCTGGCGCAGGGAATCAGTCACGTTGTTGGCAGTGTGGAGGTCGGCAAACTCGCAGATTTAGTGATATGGGAGCCTGTCAACTTTGGCACGAAGCCATTCCTAATCCTCAAAAAGGGCTTTATTGCTTCGGCTCAAATG GGCGATCCAAATGCTTC CATTTCTACAGTCCAACCGATAATTGCCCGACCAATGTACTCT CCCCTCGTCCCGTCAAGCAGCATAATGTTCGTGTCCAAGGCCGGCCTAGAAAACGGTTCTGTGAAATCGTACAACTTGAAGAAGCACGTCGAGGTCGTCAAGAACACTCGCACGATCACCAAACTTGATATGAAGTTCAACAATGCCACACCGGAGATGAAGGTCGATCCGGAGACTTTT ACGGTTGTTGCAGATGGGAAGGTTTGCGAGGCAGGAGCTGCTACGGAGGTTCCCCTTGCCCACCAGtgctttatttattag